A single Osmerus mordax isolate fOsmMor3 chromosome 7, fOsmMor3.pri, whole genome shotgun sequence DNA region contains:
- the fmnl3 gene encoding formin-like protein 3 isoform X2, translating to MGNIESVDGQSSEMKHHIMPLKVPMPDQTELEERFAIVLNSMNLPPDKARLLRQYDNEKKWDLICDQERFQVKNPPHTYIQKLRGYLDPGVTRKKFRRRVQESTKVLRELEISLRTNHIGWVREFLNDENRGLDILVEYLSFAQCAVMLDFEGLETGEEGSLDKTKSWSRSIEDLHQSVTQPFCNTLVRSARQSVLRYGNNTATNSKTIKNSRLVSQKDDVHVCIMCLRAIMNYQYGFNMVMSHAHGVNEIALSLNNKNSRTKALVLELLAAVCLVRGGHEIILSAFDNFKEVCKEKHRFEKLMDYFRCEDGNIDFMVACMQFINIVVHSVEDMNFRVHLQYEFTKLGLDDYLEKSKHTESDKLSVQIQAYLDNVFDVGGLLEDAETKNVALEKVDELEEHLSHVTEKLLDVENETVMKVADLEKLLLQKDKDLQIIRETYESTNTQVNTLRRVIKEKDAAYQRHFNIEKRLLELEQQGTIRLRKKPDGDIAIEPLVGGGGGGSGPGVPPGDVGHFSFGAAAGLTGPVGPGGPEAGLPSATEAPPPPPPPPPPPPPLPSASGENAPMPPPPPPLAPPLPGTSPSVILSLGLSVIRIKKPIKTKFRLPVFNWTALKPNQINGTVFHEIDDERVLEELDLEKFEELFKTRAQGPIVDFTCTKSKVSQKAVNKINLLDANRSKNLAITLRKAHKSTEEICKAIEKFDLKALPVDFMECLMRFLPTETETKMMRQYERERRPLDQLAEEDRFMLHFSKIERLTQRMNIITFVGNFSDSVNMLTPQLNAIIAASASVKSSPKLKRMLEIILALGNYMNSSKRGSVYGFKLQSLDLLLDTKSTDRKMTLLHYIALTVKEKYPELTNFFNELHFVDKAAAVSLENVLLDVRELGKGMDLIRRECSLHDHSVLKGFLQTSDTQLDKVQKDAKMAEEAFNNVVNYFGESSKTTPPSVFFPVFVRFIKAYKDAVEDNDQRKRQEEAMREKLLAQEAKQQDPKVQAHKKRQQQNELIAELRKRQAKDHRPVYEGKDGTIEDIITGRTLRDLRSQPFLRADALIRSGWKRP from the exons AATTCCATGAACTTGCCCCCTGACAAAGCCAGGCTCCTTCGACAGTACGACAACGAGAAGAAGTGGGACCTCATCTGTGACCAG GAGAGGTTCCAGGTGAAGAACCCGCCTCACACCTACATCCAGAAGCTGCGAGGGTATCTAGACCCTGGTGTCACACGCAAG AAGTTCCGCAGGCGGGTCCAGGAATCCACGAAAGtcctgagagagctggagatcTCTCTGAGGACGAACCACATTGG GTGGGTCAGGGAGTTCCTCAACGATGAGAACCGAGGGCTGGACATTCTGGTTGAGTACCTCTCCTTTGCCCAGTGTGCAGtcat GTTGGATTTTGAGGGGCTGGAGACCGGAGAGGAGGGCTCTCTGGACAAGACGAAGTCCTGGAGCAGGTCCATCGAGGATCTGCACCAGAGCGTGACCCAGCCCTTCTGCAACACGCTGGTGCGCTCTGCGCGCCAGTCTGTCCTTCG CTACGGCAACAACACAGCAACAAACAGCAAAACCATCAAGAACTCCCGGCTGGTCAGTCAGAAGGATGACGTGCATGTGTGCATCATGTGTTTAAGAGCAATCATGAACTATCAG TATGGCTTCAACATGGTCATGTCACACGCACACGGGGTCAACGAGATTGCGCTCAGCTTGAACAACAAGAACTCACG gacaaaagccctggtcctggagcttctagctgctgtgtgtctagTCAGAGGAGGTCACGAGATCATCCTCTCAGCGTTTGACAACTTCAAAGAG GTGTGCAAAGAGAAGCATCGCTTTGAGAAGCTGATGGACTACTTCCGGTGTGAGGATGGAAACATTGACTTCATG GTTGCTTGCATGCAGTTCATCAACATCGTCGTACACTCGGTAGAAGACATGAACTTCAGGGTTCACCTGCAATATGAGTTTACCAAGCTGGGACTGGATGACTACCTGGAG AaatccaaacacacagagagcgaTAAGCTGTCCGTGCAGATCCAGGCCTATCTGGACAATGTGTTTGACGTGGGCGGGCTCCTGGAGGATGCAGAGACTAAGAATGTGGCCCTGGAGAAGGTGGATGAACTGGAGGAGCACCTATCCCAC GTGACGGAGAAGCTCCTGGACGTGGAGAACGAGACGGTGATGAAGGTGGCCGACCTGGAGAAGCTGCTGCTTCAGAAGGACAAGGACCTGCAGATCATCAGG GAGACGTACGAGTCCACCAACACCCAGGTCAACACCCTGCGCAGGGTGATCAAGGAGAAGGACGCCGCCTACCAGAGGCACTTCAACATCGAGAAGCGCCTACTGGAGCTGGAGCAGCAGGGGACCATCCGCCTCCGCAAGAAGCCCGACGGGGACATCGCCATCGAGCCCCtggtggggggcggaggggggggcagtggcCCTGGGGTTCCCCCGGGGGATGTCGGGCACTTTTCGTTCGGGGCCGCGGCCGGTCTGACTGGTCCGGTCGGACCAGGGGGGCCTGAGGCCGGCCTTCCCTCAGCCACGgaggcccctccacccccaccgcctccacctcctccccctccgcctctccccTCAGCTTCAG GAGAGAATGCACCgatgcccccaccaccacctcctctggcCCCACCCCTACCAGGAACCTCACCCTCTGTCATCCTCAGCTTGGGCCTGTCTG TTATCAGGATCAAGAAGCCAATCAAGACCAAGTTCCGTCTGCCTGTGTTCAACTGGACCGCTCTGAAACCCAACCAGATCAACGGCACTGTCTTCCATGAGATTGATGATGAGCGCGTACTAGAG gagctgGACCTGGAGAAGTTTGAAGAGCTGTTCAAGACCAGAGCCCAGGGTCCCATAGTGGACTTTACCTGCACTAAGAGCAAGGTGTCCCAGAAGGCCGTCAACAAGATCAACCTGCTGGACGCCAACCGCTCCAAAAACCTGGCCATCACGCTCCGCAAAGCCCACAAGAGCACGGAGGAGATCTGCAAAGCCATCGAGAA GTTCGACTTGAAGGCCCTGCCGGTGGACTTCATGGAGTGCCTGATGCGTTTCCTGCCCACGGAGACGGAGACCAAGATGATGCGTCAGTACGAGCGGGAGCGCCGCCCCTTGGACCAGCTGGCCGAGGAGGACCGCTTCATGCTGCACTTCAGCAAGATCGAGAGGCTCACCCAACGCATGAACATCATCACCTTCGTGGGAAACTTCTCGGACAGCGTCAACATGCTCACCCCCCAGCTCAACGCCATCATCGCCGCGTCCGCCTCCGTCAAGTCCTCGCCAAAGCTGAAGAGAATGCTCGAG ATCATCTTAGCTTTGGGAAACTACATGAACAGCAGCAAGAGAGGCTCCGTGTACGGGTTCAAACTGCAGAGTCTCGACCTG CTGCTGGACACCAAGTCGACGGACAGGAAGATGACTCTGCTCCACTACATCGCTCTCACGGTGAAGGAGAAATACCCTGAGCTCACCAACTTTTTCAACGAGCTGCATTTCGTGGACAAAGCTGCAGCAG tgtcatTGGAGAACGTGTTGCTGGACGTGCGGGAGCTCGGGAAGGGCATGGACCTGATCAGGCGAGAGTGCAGTCTCCATGACCACTCTGTCCTCAAGGGCTTCCTCCAGACCAGTGACACCCAGCTGGACAAGGTGCAGAAGGACGCAAAGATGGCCGAG GAGGCCTTTAACAACGTGGTGAACTACTTTGGGGAGAGTTCCAAGACAACCCCTCCCTCGGTGTTCTTCCCCGTGTTTGTGCGCTTCATCAAGGCCTACAAG GACGCAGTGGAGGACAATGaccagaggaagaggcaggaggAAGCCATGCGGGAGAAGCTACTGGCACAAGAGGCCAAACAGCAGGACCCCAAG gtccAGGCCCACAAGAAGAGACAGCAGCAGAACGAGCTCATCGCCGAGCTGCGTAAGAGACAGGCCAAGGACCACCGGCCGGTGTACGAGGGCAAGGACGGCACCATCGAGGACATCATCACAG GAAGGACCCTCAGAG ATCTCCGCAGCCAGCCTTTCCTGCGAGCCGACGCCCTGATCCGGAGTGGCTGGAAGAGACCCTAA
- the fmnl3 gene encoding formin-like protein 3 isoform X6, whose product MGNIESVDGQSSEMKHHIMPLKVPMPDQTELEERFAIVLNSMNLPPDKARLLRQYDNEKKWDLICDQERFQVKNPPHTYIQKLRGYLDPGVTRKKFRRRVQESTKVLRELEISLRTNHIGWVREFLNDENRGLDILVEYLSFAQCAVIYGNNTATNSKTIKNSRLVSQKDDVHVCIMCLRAIMNYQYGFNMVMSHAHGVNEIALSLNNKNSRTKALVLELLAAVCLVRGGHEIILSAFDNFKEVCKEKHRFEKLMDYFRCEDGNIDFMVACMQFINIVVHSVEDMNFRVHLQYEFTKLGLDDYLEKSKHTESDKLSVQIQAYLDNVFDVGGLLEDAETKNVALEKVDELEEHLSHVTEKLLDVENETVMKVADLEKLLLQKDKDLQIIRETYESTNTQVNTLRRVIKEKDAAYQRHFNIEKRLLELEQQGTIRLRKKPDGDIAIEPLVGGGGGGSGPGVPPGDVGHFSFGAAAGLTGPVGPGGPEAGLPSATEAPPPPPPPPPPPPPLPSASGENAPMPPPPPPLAPPLPGTSPSVILSLGLSVIRIKKPIKTKFRLPVFNWTALKPNQINGTVFHEIDDERVLEELDLEKFEELFKTRAQGPIVDFTCTKSKVSQKAVNKINLLDANRSKNLAITLRKAHKSTEEICKAIEKFDLKALPVDFMECLMRFLPTETETKMMRQYERERRPLDQLAEEDRFMLHFSKIERLTQRMNIITFVGNFSDSVNMLTPQLNAIIAASASVKSSPKLKRMLEIILALGNYMNSSKRGSVYGFKLQSLDLLLDTKSTDRKMTLLHYIALTVKEKYPELTNFFNELHFVDKAAAVSLENVLLDVRELGKGMDLIRRECSLHDHSVLKGFLQTSDTQLDKVQKDAKMAEEAFNNVVNYFGESSKTTPPSVFFPVFVRFIKAYKDAVEDNDQRKRQEEAMREKLLAQEAKQQDPKVQAHKKRQQQNELIAELRKRQAKDHRPVYEGKDGTIEDIITVLKSVPFTARTAKRGSRFFCEANLCDDSNC is encoded by the exons AATTCCATGAACTTGCCCCCTGACAAAGCCAGGCTCCTTCGACAGTACGACAACGAGAAGAAGTGGGACCTCATCTGTGACCAG GAGAGGTTCCAGGTGAAGAACCCGCCTCACACCTACATCCAGAAGCTGCGAGGGTATCTAGACCCTGGTGTCACACGCAAG AAGTTCCGCAGGCGGGTCCAGGAATCCACGAAAGtcctgagagagctggagatcTCTCTGAGGACGAACCACATTGG GTGGGTCAGGGAGTTCCTCAACGATGAGAACCGAGGGCTGGACATTCTGGTTGAGTACCTCTCCTTTGCCCAGTGTGCAGtcat CTACGGCAACAACACAGCAACAAACAGCAAAACCATCAAGAACTCCCGGCTGGTCAGTCAGAAGGATGACGTGCATGTGTGCATCATGTGTTTAAGAGCAATCATGAACTATCAG TATGGCTTCAACATGGTCATGTCACACGCACACGGGGTCAACGAGATTGCGCTCAGCTTGAACAACAAGAACTCACG gacaaaagccctggtcctggagcttctagctgctgtgtgtctagTCAGAGGAGGTCACGAGATCATCCTCTCAGCGTTTGACAACTTCAAAGAG GTGTGCAAAGAGAAGCATCGCTTTGAGAAGCTGATGGACTACTTCCGGTGTGAGGATGGAAACATTGACTTCATG GTTGCTTGCATGCAGTTCATCAACATCGTCGTACACTCGGTAGAAGACATGAACTTCAGGGTTCACCTGCAATATGAGTTTACCAAGCTGGGACTGGATGACTACCTGGAG AaatccaaacacacagagagcgaTAAGCTGTCCGTGCAGATCCAGGCCTATCTGGACAATGTGTTTGACGTGGGCGGGCTCCTGGAGGATGCAGAGACTAAGAATGTGGCCCTGGAGAAGGTGGATGAACTGGAGGAGCACCTATCCCAC GTGACGGAGAAGCTCCTGGACGTGGAGAACGAGACGGTGATGAAGGTGGCCGACCTGGAGAAGCTGCTGCTTCAGAAGGACAAGGACCTGCAGATCATCAGG GAGACGTACGAGTCCACCAACACCCAGGTCAACACCCTGCGCAGGGTGATCAAGGAGAAGGACGCCGCCTACCAGAGGCACTTCAACATCGAGAAGCGCCTACTGGAGCTGGAGCAGCAGGGGACCATCCGCCTCCGCAAGAAGCCCGACGGGGACATCGCCATCGAGCCCCtggtggggggcggaggggggggcagtggcCCTGGGGTTCCCCCGGGGGATGTCGGGCACTTTTCGTTCGGGGCCGCGGCCGGTCTGACTGGTCCGGTCGGACCAGGGGGGCCTGAGGCCGGCCTTCCCTCAGCCACGgaggcccctccacccccaccgcctccacctcctccccctccgcctctccccTCAGCTTCAG GAGAGAATGCACCgatgcccccaccaccacctcctctggcCCCACCCCTACCAGGAACCTCACCCTCTGTCATCCTCAGCTTGGGCCTGTCTG TTATCAGGATCAAGAAGCCAATCAAGACCAAGTTCCGTCTGCCTGTGTTCAACTGGACCGCTCTGAAACCCAACCAGATCAACGGCACTGTCTTCCATGAGATTGATGATGAGCGCGTACTAGAG gagctgGACCTGGAGAAGTTTGAAGAGCTGTTCAAGACCAGAGCCCAGGGTCCCATAGTGGACTTTACCTGCACTAAGAGCAAGGTGTCCCAGAAGGCCGTCAACAAGATCAACCTGCTGGACGCCAACCGCTCCAAAAACCTGGCCATCACGCTCCGCAAAGCCCACAAGAGCACGGAGGAGATCTGCAAAGCCATCGAGAA GTTCGACTTGAAGGCCCTGCCGGTGGACTTCATGGAGTGCCTGATGCGTTTCCTGCCCACGGAGACGGAGACCAAGATGATGCGTCAGTACGAGCGGGAGCGCCGCCCCTTGGACCAGCTGGCCGAGGAGGACCGCTTCATGCTGCACTTCAGCAAGATCGAGAGGCTCACCCAACGCATGAACATCATCACCTTCGTGGGAAACTTCTCGGACAGCGTCAACATGCTCACCCCCCAGCTCAACGCCATCATCGCCGCGTCCGCCTCCGTCAAGTCCTCGCCAAAGCTGAAGAGAATGCTCGAG ATCATCTTAGCTTTGGGAAACTACATGAACAGCAGCAAGAGAGGCTCCGTGTACGGGTTCAAACTGCAGAGTCTCGACCTG CTGCTGGACACCAAGTCGACGGACAGGAAGATGACTCTGCTCCACTACATCGCTCTCACGGTGAAGGAGAAATACCCTGAGCTCACCAACTTTTTCAACGAGCTGCATTTCGTGGACAAAGCTGCAGCAG tgtcatTGGAGAACGTGTTGCTGGACGTGCGGGAGCTCGGGAAGGGCATGGACCTGATCAGGCGAGAGTGCAGTCTCCATGACCACTCTGTCCTCAAGGGCTTCCTCCAGACCAGTGACACCCAGCTGGACAAGGTGCAGAAGGACGCAAAGATGGCCGAG GAGGCCTTTAACAACGTGGTGAACTACTTTGGGGAGAGTTCCAAGACAACCCCTCCCTCGGTGTTCTTCCCCGTGTTTGTGCGCTTCATCAAGGCCTACAAG GACGCAGTGGAGGACAATGaccagaggaagaggcaggaggAAGCCATGCGGGAGAAGCTACTGGCACAAGAGGCCAAACAGCAGGACCCCAAG gtccAGGCCCACAAGAAGAGACAGCAGCAGAACGAGCTCATCGCCGAGCTGCGTAAGAGACAGGCCAAGGACCACCGGCCGGTGTACGAGGGCAAGGACGGCACCATCGAGGACATCATCACAG tgCTGAAGAGCGTGCCCTTCACGGCGCGCACCGCTAAGCGCGGCTCGCGGTTCTTCTGTGAGGCGAACCTCTGTGACGACTCCAACTGctag
- the fmnl3 gene encoding formin-like protein 3 isoform X5, translating to MGNIESVDGQSSEMKHHIMPLKVPMPDQTELEERFAIVLNSMNLPPDKARLLRQYDNEKKWDLICDQERFQVKNPPHTYIQKLRGYLDPGVTRKKFRRRVQESTKVLRELEISLRTNHIGWVREFLNDENRGLDILVEYLSFAQCAVMLDFEGLETGEEGSLDKTKSWSRSIEDLHQSVTQPFCNTLVRSARQSVLRYGNNTATNSKTIKNSRLVSQKDDVHVCIMCLRAIMNYQYGFNMVMSHAHGVNEIALSLNNKNSRTKALVLELLAAVCLVRGGHEIILSAFDNFKEVCKEKHRFEKLMDYFRCEDGNIDFMVACMQFINIVVHSVEDMNFRVHLQYEFTKLGLDDYLEKSKHTESDKLSVQIQAYLDNVFDVGGLLEDAETKNVALEKVDELEEHLSHVTEKLLDVENETVMKVADLEKLLLQKDKDLQIIRETYESTNTQVNTLRRVIKEKDAAYQRHFNIEKRLLELEQQGTIRLRKKPDGDIAIEPLVGGGGGGSGPGVPPGDVGHFSFGAAAGLTGPVGPGGPEAGLPSATEAPPPPPPPPPPPPPLPSASGENAPMPPPPPPLAPPLPGTSPSVILSLGLSVIRIKKPIKTKFRLPVFNWTALKPNQINGTVFHEIDDERVLEELDLEKFEELFKTRAQGPIVDFTCTKSKVSQKAVNKINLLDANRSKNLAITLRKAHKSTEEICKAIEKFDLKALPVDFMECLMRFLPTETETKMMRQYERERRPLDQLAEEDRFMLHFSKIERLTQRMNIITFVGNFSDSVNMLTPQLNAIIAASASVKSSPKLKRMLEIILALGNYMNSSKRGSVYGFKLQSLDLLLDTKSTDRKMTLLHYIALTVKEKYPELTNFFNELHFVDKAAAVSLENVLLDVRELGKGMDLIRRECSLHDHSVLKGFLQTSDTQLDKVQKDAKMAEEAFNNVVNYFGESSKTTPPSVFFPVFVRFIKAYKDAVEDNDQRKRQEEAMREKLLAQEAKQQDPKVQAHKKRQQQNELIAELRKRQAKDHRPVYEGKDGTIEDIITED from the exons AATTCCATGAACTTGCCCCCTGACAAAGCCAGGCTCCTTCGACAGTACGACAACGAGAAGAAGTGGGACCTCATCTGTGACCAG GAGAGGTTCCAGGTGAAGAACCCGCCTCACACCTACATCCAGAAGCTGCGAGGGTATCTAGACCCTGGTGTCACACGCAAG AAGTTCCGCAGGCGGGTCCAGGAATCCACGAAAGtcctgagagagctggagatcTCTCTGAGGACGAACCACATTGG GTGGGTCAGGGAGTTCCTCAACGATGAGAACCGAGGGCTGGACATTCTGGTTGAGTACCTCTCCTTTGCCCAGTGTGCAGtcat GTTGGATTTTGAGGGGCTGGAGACCGGAGAGGAGGGCTCTCTGGACAAGACGAAGTCCTGGAGCAGGTCCATCGAGGATCTGCACCAGAGCGTGACCCAGCCCTTCTGCAACACGCTGGTGCGCTCTGCGCGCCAGTCTGTCCTTCG CTACGGCAACAACACAGCAACAAACAGCAAAACCATCAAGAACTCCCGGCTGGTCAGTCAGAAGGATGACGTGCATGTGTGCATCATGTGTTTAAGAGCAATCATGAACTATCAG TATGGCTTCAACATGGTCATGTCACACGCACACGGGGTCAACGAGATTGCGCTCAGCTTGAACAACAAGAACTCACG gacaaaagccctggtcctggagcttctagctgctgtgtgtctagTCAGAGGAGGTCACGAGATCATCCTCTCAGCGTTTGACAACTTCAAAGAG GTGTGCAAAGAGAAGCATCGCTTTGAGAAGCTGATGGACTACTTCCGGTGTGAGGATGGAAACATTGACTTCATG GTTGCTTGCATGCAGTTCATCAACATCGTCGTACACTCGGTAGAAGACATGAACTTCAGGGTTCACCTGCAATATGAGTTTACCAAGCTGGGACTGGATGACTACCTGGAG AaatccaaacacacagagagcgaTAAGCTGTCCGTGCAGATCCAGGCCTATCTGGACAATGTGTTTGACGTGGGCGGGCTCCTGGAGGATGCAGAGACTAAGAATGTGGCCCTGGAGAAGGTGGATGAACTGGAGGAGCACCTATCCCAC GTGACGGAGAAGCTCCTGGACGTGGAGAACGAGACGGTGATGAAGGTGGCCGACCTGGAGAAGCTGCTGCTTCAGAAGGACAAGGACCTGCAGATCATCAGG GAGACGTACGAGTCCACCAACACCCAGGTCAACACCCTGCGCAGGGTGATCAAGGAGAAGGACGCCGCCTACCAGAGGCACTTCAACATCGAGAAGCGCCTACTGGAGCTGGAGCAGCAGGGGACCATCCGCCTCCGCAAGAAGCCCGACGGGGACATCGCCATCGAGCCCCtggtggggggcggaggggggggcagtggcCCTGGGGTTCCCCCGGGGGATGTCGGGCACTTTTCGTTCGGGGCCGCGGCCGGTCTGACTGGTCCGGTCGGACCAGGGGGGCCTGAGGCCGGCCTTCCCTCAGCCACGgaggcccctccacccccaccgcctccacctcctccccctccgcctctccccTCAGCTTCAG GAGAGAATGCACCgatgcccccaccaccacctcctctggcCCCACCCCTACCAGGAACCTCACCCTCTGTCATCCTCAGCTTGGGCCTGTCTG TTATCAGGATCAAGAAGCCAATCAAGACCAAGTTCCGTCTGCCTGTGTTCAACTGGACCGCTCTGAAACCCAACCAGATCAACGGCACTGTCTTCCATGAGATTGATGATGAGCGCGTACTAGAG gagctgGACCTGGAGAAGTTTGAAGAGCTGTTCAAGACCAGAGCCCAGGGTCCCATAGTGGACTTTACCTGCACTAAGAGCAAGGTGTCCCAGAAGGCCGTCAACAAGATCAACCTGCTGGACGCCAACCGCTCCAAAAACCTGGCCATCACGCTCCGCAAAGCCCACAAGAGCACGGAGGAGATCTGCAAAGCCATCGAGAA GTTCGACTTGAAGGCCCTGCCGGTGGACTTCATGGAGTGCCTGATGCGTTTCCTGCCCACGGAGACGGAGACCAAGATGATGCGTCAGTACGAGCGGGAGCGCCGCCCCTTGGACCAGCTGGCCGAGGAGGACCGCTTCATGCTGCACTTCAGCAAGATCGAGAGGCTCACCCAACGCATGAACATCATCACCTTCGTGGGAAACTTCTCGGACAGCGTCAACATGCTCACCCCCCAGCTCAACGCCATCATCGCCGCGTCCGCCTCCGTCAAGTCCTCGCCAAAGCTGAAGAGAATGCTCGAG ATCATCTTAGCTTTGGGAAACTACATGAACAGCAGCAAGAGAGGCTCCGTGTACGGGTTCAAACTGCAGAGTCTCGACCTG CTGCTGGACACCAAGTCGACGGACAGGAAGATGACTCTGCTCCACTACATCGCTCTCACGGTGAAGGAGAAATACCCTGAGCTCACCAACTTTTTCAACGAGCTGCATTTCGTGGACAAAGCTGCAGCAG tgtcatTGGAGAACGTGTTGCTGGACGTGCGGGAGCTCGGGAAGGGCATGGACCTGATCAGGCGAGAGTGCAGTCTCCATGACCACTCTGTCCTCAAGGGCTTCCTCCAGACCAGTGACACCCAGCTGGACAAGGTGCAGAAGGACGCAAAGATGGCCGAG GAGGCCTTTAACAACGTGGTGAACTACTTTGGGGAGAGTTCCAAGACAACCCCTCCCTCGGTGTTCTTCCCCGTGTTTGTGCGCTTCATCAAGGCCTACAAG GACGCAGTGGAGGACAATGaccagaggaagaggcaggaggAAGCCATGCGGGAGAAGCTACTGGCACAAGAGGCCAAACAGCAGGACCCCAAG gtccAGGCCCACAAGAAGAGACAGCAGCAGAACGAGCTCATCGCCGAGCTGCGTAAGAGACAGGCCAAGGACCACCGGCCGGTGTACGAGGGCAAGGACGGCACCATCGAGGACATCATCACAG AAGATTAA